The DNA sequence TCGCTCAGTTGTGATAAACGTACCTTTTTTTTGAGAACAATAATCAATTGCATATATGGATAATAAAATTTTAGAAATTTTCATACCTGGACCAGCTGGTAGACTGGAAGCTAAATATTATAAAAGTAAAAAAAACACTTCTCCTATTGCATTAGTCCTACAGCCTCATCCACAGTATGGGGGAACTATGAACAATAAAGTAGTTGTAGATACATTTCATACATTCATGGAAAATGATTTTTCAGTTTGCAGAGTAAACTTTAGAGGAGTTGGAAAAAGTGATGGAGAATTTGATAATGGTCAAGGTGAACTAGCTGATGCTGCTGCAGCACTAGATTGGTTGGAAAGAGAAAACTTTGATAATTCGCAATGTTGGGTTTCAGGATTTTCTTTTGGTTCTTTGATTGCAATGCAGCTACTTATGAGAAGACCAGAAATAAATAGATTTATAGCTATATCTCCACAACCTAATGTCTATGATTTTTCTTTTTTATCTCCATGTCCAACATCTGGAATGGTTGTTTATGGAAAAAAAGATGAATTAGTGCCAGTAGAATATATTACTGAATTGGATAAAAGATTAAGCGCTCAAAAAGGTATCAAAGTTGAATTTCAAACAATAACTGAGGCAAATCATTTCTTTTCTAAAACAAATGATGCTTTAACTAAAACTTTGGATAAATATATAAAAAAAGAAACAGCTTTATATTAATAATTATTTGCCAACTTGCCTCCAATGACTGGGGCATTACATCTTGTCGTATTTGGGAAGGAAATTGGCAAATTTAATTTAGATCTGATTGCTAAATAAGCAAACGCTTGAGACTCGATGTAATCTCCATTCAGCTGAAAATTATCTATCATATCAAAATTATTCTTATTTAAATTTGAATTTCTAATAATTGATTCAATCAAAAATTTATTCTTTCGACCTCCACCACAAAATAAATATTTGTTAGAATTATTTTTATTTAAAAATTTTATTCCTTCTGCAATCAAATGTGATGTGAATTCTGTAATTGTTGAACATCCATCTTCTAAAGATAAACCTCTTGCAAAAGATATATCAAATTCTTTTACATCAAGTGATTTTGCATAAGTCTCAATTTTGAAATTATCTATTGCTTGATTTAAAATTAATTGATTTATTTTTCCAGATTTTGCAATCTTACCATCTTCATCAAAGGTTAAATTTGAATTATTCCTGATCCATTCATCTATTAAACAATTTCCTGGACCAATATCATAAGCAATCAAATCATCTTCTATATTATTAGATATATCATTTATTATTGTAGCATTGGATATTCCTCCAATATTAACAATGCAAAAAGATTGGGTTGAATTATCTTTTTCTTTTTTTAGAAAATTATTAATTAATAATCTGTGGTAAATTGGTGTTAGAGGTGCTCCTTGACCATTGTTATCAATATCTGCTTGTCTAAAATCATAAATAACTGGTTTTTTTAATAGTTGAGATAATAAATTTCCATCACCTAGTTGTTCAGTAATTTTAATCTTAGGGTTATGGAAAATTGTTTGTCCATGAAAACCTATAAGATCAATTTCTCTTCCATTTTTTAATAAAATTTTGCTAATTTTTTCAGCATGAAAAATGGTTAAAGCTCTCTCTAAATCACTCAATTCTTTAGAATATTTTGTCAAATCTTCACCACTTTTAATTTTGTCTCTCAAAGTTGATAATTGCCTATAGAGATTAGTATCGTACTCAAAGTATTGATCCAAAATTAGTTCTACCTCGTTATATCCATCAGATTTAATTATTGAAACATCTACCCCATCCATGGATGTGCCACTCATTAAGCCCATAGCTGAAAATAATTTTTTTTTCATTGATATTATTTTTAAAAAAAATTTGTATATAGTAACTATAGTCTTATGAATAAATTTTTAAAAGAATTTAAAGATAGAGGATATTTCTATCAATGCACAAGTGAAGCTGACTTATCTAATTTATTAGATAAAGAAAAAATTAAAGCTTACATAGGATTTGATTGTACTGCTGAAAGTTTACATGTTGGTAGTTTAT is a window from the Candidatus Pelagibacter ubique HIMB140 genome containing:
- a CDS encoding alpha/beta hydrolase, giving the protein MLEIFIPGPAGRLEAKYYKSKKNTSPIALVLQPHPQYGGTMNNKVVVDTFHTFMENDFSVCRVNFRGVGKSDGEFDNGQGELADAAAALDWLERENFDNSQCWVSGFSFGSLIAMQLLMRRPEINRFIAISPQPNVYDFSFLSPCPTSGMVVYGKKDELVPVEYITELDKRLSAQKGIKVEFQTITEANHFFSKTNDALTKTLDKYIKKETALY
- a CDS encoding anhydro-N-acetylmuramic acid kinase encodes the protein MKKKLFSAMGLMSGTSMDGVDVSIIKSDGYNEVELILDQYFEYDTNLYRQLSTLRDKIKSGEDLTKYSKELSDLERALTIFHAEKISKILLKNGREIDLIGFHGQTIFHNPKIKITEQLGDGNLLSQLLKKPVIYDFRQADIDNNGQGAPLTPIYHRLLINNFLKKEKDNSTQSFCIVNIGGISNATIINDISNNIEDDLIAYDIGPGNCLIDEWIRNNSNLTFDEDGKIAKSGKINQLILNQAIDNFKIETYAKSLDVKEFDISFARGLSLEDGCSTITEFTSHLIAEGIKFLNKNNSNKYLFCGGGRKNKFLIESIIRNSNLNKNNFDMIDNFQLNGDYIESQAFAYLAIRSKLNLPISFPNTTRCNAPVIGGKLANNY